One window of the Salvia miltiorrhiza cultivar Shanhuang (shh) chromosome 6, IMPLAD_Smil_shh, whole genome shotgun sequence genome contains the following:
- the LOC130989627 gene encoding LOW QUALITY PROTEIN: vacuolar protein sorting-associated protein 52 B-like (The sequence of the model RefSeq protein was modified relative to this genomic sequence to represent the inferred CDS: deleted 1 base in 1 codon): MILSKGSSLRDYTRDVENNLRQIELESIEDYIKESDNLVSLHDQIYDCDTILSQMEKLLSEFQAEIGSISSDIKILQEKSLYMGLKLKNRKVAESKLAKFVEEIIVPPRMIDIIVDGEVNEEYMRTLEILSKKLKFVGIDTMVKTSKALNDVQPELEKLRQKAVSKVFDFMVQKLNALRKPKTNVQILQQSVLIKYKYVILFLKEHGKEVYHDVRAAYIDTMNKVLSTNIRAYIQALEKLQLDIATSNDLIGIDTRSTSLFLRGREPLKNRSAVSALGERINILKEIDESALIPHIAEASSKKYPYEVLFRSLQKLLMDTATSEYLFCDEFFGEESMFYDIFAGTFLVIDEHMNTILPNCFDAIGLMLMIRIIYQHQLIMSRRRIPCLDSYLDKEAGPDGGKIQMHFEEFLKSNTAIYVEELLAEHFHDLIKFVKTRASEDPSSGSERPITVSEVESIVKDFGSRWKAAIELMHNDVITSYSNFLCGMEILRAALTQLLLYYTRLSDCMKKIAGGSALNKDLVSISSIMYEIRKYSRTF, translated from the exons ATGATACTGTCGAAAGGTTCATCATTGCGGGACTACACCAGGGATGTCGAGAACAATCTAAGGCAGATCGAACTCGAGTCTATTGAG GACTATATTAAAGAAAGTGACAATCTAGTCTCACTTCATGATCAAATTTATGATTGTGACACCATCCTTTCGCAAATGGAAAAGCTCCTTAGTGAATTTCAG GCAGAGATAGGTTCAATTAGTTCTGACATAAAGATTCTTCAAGAGAAGTCTTTGTATATGGGGCTCAAGCTGAAGAATCGAAAG GTTGCAGAATCAAAATTGGCTAAATTTGTTGAGGAAATAATTGTTCCACCAAGGATGATAGACATTATAGTTGACGGAGAG GTGAATGAGGAGTATATGAGAACCCTTGAGATTCTTAGTAAAAAGCTGAAGTTTGTTGGAATTGATACCATGGTGAAAACATCCAAAGCTTTAAATGATGTTCAACCTGAACTAGAAAAGCTTCGTCAAAAAGCAGTTTCAAAG GTGTTTGACTTCATGGTTCAGAAACTAAATGCTTTGAGGAAACCCAAGACAAACGTTCAGATTCTTCAGCAAAGTGTTCTTATAAAATACAA ATATGTGATTTTGTTTCTAAAGGAGCATGGGAAGGAGGTGTATCATGACGTTCGTGCTGCATATATTGACACCATGAATAAG GTCTTAAGTACAAACATCCGAGCTTATATTCAAGCCTTAGAGAAGTTGCAATTAGATATAGCAACATCCAATGATTTGATTGGTATTGACACAAGAAGCACCAGTCTTTTTTTGAGAGGAAGGGAACCATTGAAAAATCGGTCTGCTGTTTCCGCCTTAGGAGAAAGGATAAATATTCTCAAG GAAATTGATGAATCTGCTTTGATTCCACATATAGCTGAAGCCAGTTCTAAAAAGTATCCTTATGAAGTCCTTTTTAGGAGCTTGCAGAAGTTGCTAATGGATACTGCTACTTCTGA ATATCTATTCTGCGATGAATTCTTTGGAGAAGAATCAATGTTTTATGACATATTTGCAG GTACATTCTTAGTAATTGACGAACACATGAATACAATTCTCCCTAACTGTTTTGATGCGATTGGTCTGATGCTCATGATTCGTATTATATACCAGCACCAG CTTATAATGTCTCGGAGGCGAATACCATGCCTTGATTCATACTTGGATAAG GAAGCTGGTCCTGATGGTGGAAAAATTCAAATGCACTTTGAAGAGTTTCTGAAGAGCAATACGGCCATTTATGTG GAGGAACTACTTGCAGAACACTTCCATGACCTAATCAAGTTTGTAAAGACAAGAGCTT CTGAGGACCCAAGTTCTGGGTCAGAGCGGCCAATAACTGTGAGTGAAGTTGAAAGTATCGTGAAGGACTTCGGCAGCAGATGGAAAGCTGCAATAGAGTTGATGCATAATGATGTCATTACTTCC TATAGCAACTTTTTGTGCGGTATGGAAATTCTGAGAGCTGCTTTGACTCAATTGCTGCTTTACTACACCAGGCTTTCAGATTGCATGAAGAAAATTGCTGGTGGGTCTGCATTGAACAAGGATTTGGTTTCCATATCTTCAATAATGTATGAAATTAGGAAATACTCGAGAACATTTTAA